One window of the Anoplolepis gracilipes chromosome 9, ASM4749672v1, whole genome shotgun sequence genome contains the following:
- the Lin gene encoding protein lines — protein sequence MEEPVKKKQRIANSEDAKNWLAEIEEFESSLLTRCLCHMSESSLRKPFINTTVEGANGSIRPAVLSEWHTDQILEFLSALQLLFDLAIKQNVRGVMCKRVVDVCDALARNEHGIIDQIIDLSYTSNKFISFAGSRVLASFFILMRDNVEIAWLERLMQSLVNTHSPSQMLFTLDVVKRVVEHKDCSIHPLEDADTPVSPGCNTHIVSDTESFDSTAIKAMCVKALESKWTSLVSKFKLILRTYTPQHTSVVITFLHLWETIISVKANLSVIDTKPFYSKLNDFVLLLNSNLPGVIWRHLLGLFNEVLCYGSTLALQDVLPDEPCSLATLIVRVVKDHRLLDALPYRHGSGSFGGGTSDGDRPLLQKMVLLVLKSAAVTVRETRSDSSDSSLGSEAEDLDEDMAVIDRSIREVLRQLDQCVKALMPFHPEMPLSQWVVQMFHDQDDFLIEGMVCCLDVAVGLFYRGSPNGPVSRSVLSPLRPTLTFVQFIHVVSHDPNVLLDLLVSNETCFLLYLLRFLKYIRRNWGEFVECCGRELDDTMTILIRLRLAIDRLVSKALFPYNISPVLRLLEKCESFYEGNVENGNASVI from the coding sequence ATGGAGGAACCAGTTAAGAAAAAGCAGCGCATTGCAAATAGCGAGGACGCTAAGAATTGGCTTGCTGAAATTGAAGAATTTGAAAGTAGCCTGCTTACGCGATGTTTGTGCCACATGTCAGAGAGCAGTCTACGCAAACCATTTATCAATACCACGGTGGAGGGAGCCAACGGCAGTATCCGTCCCGCCGTACTGTCCGAGTGGCATACAGATCAAATCCTGGAGTTTCTGAGCGCTTTACAGTTGTTGTTCGACTTGGCGATCAAGCAGAATGTACGAGGTGTCATGTGCAAGAGAGTGGTTGACGTTTGCGATGCTCTGGCGCGAAACGAGCACGGCATTATCGATCAAATCATCGATCTGTCCTATACGtctaacaaatttatatcgtTCGCCGGAAGTCGCGTGCTCGCGTCATTTTTCATCCTCATGAGGGATAACGTAGAGATTGCCTGGTTGGAGAGGCTCATGCAATCTCTGGTGAACACACACTCGCCTAGCCAGATGCTCTTCACGCTGGATGTGGTCAAGAGGGTAGTCGAGCACAAGGACTGCAGTATACATCCGCTGGAGGACGCAGACACGCCCGTCTCGCCCGGTTGCAACACGCACATCGTCTCCGATACCGAGAGCTTTGACAGTACGGCGATCAAGGCAATGTGCGTGAAGGCGCTGGAATCCAAGTGGACCAGCCTCGTGTCCAAGTTCAAACTCATTCTCAGGACTTATACGCCACAACATACGTCCGTTGTCATCACGTTCCTGCACCTGTGGGAGACCATCATCTCGGTTAAAGCTAATCTGTCTGTCATTGATACCAAGCCCTTTTATTCTAAGCTGAACGATTTCGTACTCTTGCTCAACAGCAACCTGCCGGGTGTGATCTGGCGACATCTGCTTGGTCTGTTCAACGAGGTGTTGTGTTATGGTAGCACGCTAGCGCTGCAAGACGTGCTGCCGGACGAACCATGTTCCTTGGCGACCCTAATCGTGCGCGTTGTCAAGGATCATCGATTGCTCGACGCGTTACCGTATCGTCACGGTTCAGGCAGCTTCGGTGGCGGCACCAGTGACGGTGATCGCCCGCTATTGCAGAAGATGGTTCTGCTAGTGCTGAAGAGCGCCGCCGTAACAGTGCGGGAGACCCGCAGTGACTCAAGCGATTCGTCCCTGGGCTCTGAGGCCGAAGATCTCGACGAGGACATGGCGGTAATCGACAGGAGCATCCGCGAAGTACTGCGTCAGCTGGACCAATGCGTAAAGGCGCTGATGCCTTTCCATCCGGAGATGCCGCTATCTCAGTGGGTTGTGCAGATGTTCCACGATCAAGACGACTTTCTAATCGAAGGTATGGTCTGTTGCCTGGACGTCGCTGTGGGCCTCTTCTATCGCGGATCACCAAACGGCCCGGTCTCAAGATCGGTACTCAGTCCTCTCAGACCTACGCTGACTTTTGTGCAATTTATCCACGTAGTGTCGCATGACCCAAATGTGTTATTAGACCTGCTGGTTAGCAATGAAACCTGTTTTCTACTGTACCTGTTGCGATTCCTTAAGTACATCAGGCGCAATTGGGGCGAATTCGTCGAGTGTTGCGGCCGCGAGCTGGACGATACTATGACGATATTGATAAGATTACGGTTGGCTATCGATCGATTGGTATCAAAAGCGCTATTCCCGTATAATATTAGTCCGGTTCTTCGTCTGCTCGAGAAATGCGAGTCCTTTTACGAGGGTAATGTAGAGAACGGTAACGCATCTGttatataa